In Microbulbifer celer, a single window of DNA contains:
- a CDS encoding sugar porter family MFS transporter, with translation MNTTVSSGAAIDAAPGVADSESLHAETNHGLVIAISGVATIGGFLFGFDSGVINGTVEGLQTAFNSDSAGTGFNVASMLLGCAIGAFFAGTLADKYGRKTLLIASALMFIVSAWGSGIATGSLEFVFYRILGGLAVGAASVMTPAYIAEVAPAAYRGRLATVQQVAIISGLTAAFLSNYAIAKFAGASTTEFWMGFEAWRWMFWIELLPAAIFLIGLYFIPESPRFLVASGRGDSARAVLQRLFGERTAADKEQDIRASLADDHRPSLSDLKDTKTGKLRSIVWVGIGLAVFQQLVGINVVFYYGAVLWQSVGFTESDALLINVVSGAVSIAAVITALILVDKIGRKPLLWFGSVGMAVTLAIMAVSFSQATLDESGSLSLSDSVGTIALLAANAYVVFFNASWGPVMWVMLGEMFPNQIRGSGLAVSGLAQWLANFAITLSFPVLLVSIQLSGSYGIYAICAFISIFFVSRYVRETKGRELEQMQG, from the coding sequence ATGAATACCACCGTCAGCAGCGGTGCGGCGATTGACGCTGCCCCCGGAGTTGCGGACTCCGAATCCCTCCACGCGGAAACCAATCACGGCCTGGTCATCGCCATCAGCGGTGTGGCCACCATCGGCGGCTTCCTGTTCGGGTTCGACAGCGGCGTGATCAACGGCACCGTCGAGGGGCTGCAGACCGCATTCAATTCCGACTCCGCCGGTACCGGCTTCAATGTGGCTTCGATGTTGCTGGGCTGTGCCATTGGCGCCTTCTTTGCCGGTACCCTGGCGGATAAATATGGCCGCAAGACGCTGCTGATTGCTTCGGCGCTGATGTTTATCGTTTCCGCCTGGGGCTCCGGTATTGCCACTGGCTCTCTGGAGTTTGTCTTCTATCGCATTCTCGGCGGTCTCGCCGTGGGCGCCGCCAGTGTGATGACGCCCGCCTATATCGCGGAAGTGGCACCGGCGGCCTATCGCGGGCGCCTGGCCACGGTGCAGCAGGTGGCCATCATCAGCGGCCTTACCGCGGCGTTTCTCAGTAACTATGCCATCGCCAAATTTGCCGGCGCTTCCACCACCGAGTTCTGGATGGGTTTTGAGGCCTGGCGCTGGATGTTCTGGATCGAGTTGTTGCCCGCTGCCATCTTTCTGATCGGTCTGTACTTCATCCCCGAGAGCCCGCGCTTCCTGGTGGCCAGTGGCCGCGGTGACTCCGCGCGCGCAGTATTGCAACGCCTGTTCGGCGAACGCACCGCGGCAGACAAGGAGCAGGACATCCGCGCGTCGCTCGCCGACGACCACCGCCCCAGCCTGTCGGATCTGAAAGATACAAAAACCGGCAAGTTGCGCAGCATCGTGTGGGTGGGTATCGGCCTGGCGGTCTTCCAGCAGCTGGTGGGCATCAATGTAGTGTTCTATTACGGCGCCGTGTTGTGGCAGTCGGTGGGCTTTACCGAAAGTGATGCACTGCTGATCAATGTGGTTTCCGGGGCGGTGAGTATTGCCGCGGTCATTACCGCGCTGATCCTGGTGGACAAGATCGGCCGCAAGCCGCTGCTGTGGTTCGGGTCCGTCGGTATGGCGGTGACCCTGGCAATCATGGCCGTTTCTTTCTCTCAGGCCACGCTGGATGAAAGCGGCTCCCTCAGCCTGTCGGACTCCGTGGGTACCATCGCCCTGCTGGCGGCCAATGCCTATGTGGTCTTCTTCAATGCCTCCTGGGGGCCGGTGATGTGGGTCATGCTGGGAGAGATGTTCCCCAATCAGATTCGCGGTTCCGGCCTCGCGGTATCGGGCCTGGCCCAGTGGTTGGCCAACTTCGCCATTACCCTGTCGTTCCCGGTGTTGCTGGTCAGCATTCAGCTGTCTGGCAGTTACGGTATCTATGCCATCTGCGCGTTTATCTCGATCTTCTTCGTGTCCAGATATGTGCGCGAGACCAAGGGGCGCGAGCTGGAGCAGATGCAGGGCTGA
- a CDS encoding helix-turn-helix transcriptional regulator, with protein sequence MDYSQKSPSAVAEALGQRLKQARLNRDLTQIEVAERAGVSRKAVLNAEKGKAQLEVLVAILQALDLTTQLDNFLPPQPPSPIQLAKLQGKQRQRASGQRKHRDGEDSPEDKDSQEEPEW encoded by the coding sequence ATGGATTACAGCCAGAAATCTCCCTCCGCCGTCGCCGAAGCGCTGGGCCAGCGCCTGAAGCAGGCGCGCCTGAACCGGGACCTCACTCAGATCGAGGTTGCGGAGCGCGCGGGTGTCAGCCGCAAAGCGGTGCTCAATGCAGAAAAGGGCAAAGCCCAGCTGGAGGTACTGGTGGCAATACTCCAGGCCCTCGACCTCACCACCCAACTGGACAACTTCCTGCCCCCGCAACCGCCCTCCCCCATCCAGCTCGCCAAACTCCAGGGCAAGCAACGCCAGCGGGCCTCCGGCCAGCGCAAACATCGTGACGGGGAAGACAGTCCAGAAGACAAGGATTCGCAGGAGGAGCCGGAATGGTAA
- a CDS encoding glycoside hydrolase family 3 N-terminal domain-containing protein, protein MKPLSTPADALRTILAAGLLSVTPLAIGDSETTERRIDLWPQTRSPEVAPALEKRVEALLKQMTLEEKVGQIMQPEIQSITPQEVKQYHIGSVLNGGGSVPGRKEDAGPDDWLVLADAFWEASMDTSDGGTAIPVFWGTDAVHGNGNLTGATLFPHNIGLGATHNPALVRAIGAATAKEVRTTGVEWVFAPTLAVAQNDFWGRTYESYSEDPLVVKRFASAMVEGLQGSVGSDDFLSETRVLASAKHFLADGGTFEGDDQGDARISEQELVQIHNAGYPAAIESGVQTIMASFSEWNGVKHHGNKYILTDVLKERMGFDGLVVGDWNGHGQVPGCTNDSCPQAINAGIDLLMVTYDWKNMIANTLEQVKNGEISMARLDDAVRRILRVKLRAGLFDKKPSERALAGDERVVGNPEHRALARRAVRESLVLLKNRDGVLPLNPDQNILVAGPGADSIAMQSGGWSVTWQGAGIPNEKFPGATSIFRGIQKAVEVAGGKAILSEDGSFDQKPDAAIVVFGESPYAEGQGDRNTLEFEPGNKKSLALLKQLRAQDIPVVSVFLSGRPLWVNPEINASDAFVAAWLPGSEGDGVADMLIADKDGKARHDFTGRLSFSWPGLPLQGKLNTHHAGYDPLFRFGYGLSLFSEQQGPEKLAENVPGLQQGEPESYALYQGRPLQPWGIQIDDFEQNQMLSGAFAKLPSGRVTVVTTDKDVQEDALTLKWQDTWLARLSLKHGEPLDLGSYVEEGVLSFDLKVDDLAEADLAVEIQCGEGCERHVNLTRQARSNIGEGWKTESYRLSCFVREGDDLSSVTVPFSLRAGGKGQVSVANVRLEKTGEAKDHCPDYRKLSTTPDTRYEYWAKGWWDERFERNLKRLEKGNVDLLMIGDSITEGWEKAGKKVWDEYYADRNAVNLGYGGDRTENLLWRLQNGELDGIQPKAGVVMIGTNNTGHRREDPELVAAGVRAVLDELRDRQPQMKILLLSIFPRDPEPGTQMRKINLAVNDIIEGYADGEHIFYQEIYSEFLEKDGTLSESIMPDYLHPNEAGYEIWAEAMEPNLKKILN, encoded by the coding sequence ATGAAGCCTCTCTCTACACCAGCCGATGCCCTGCGCACCATACTGGCCGCGGGCCTATTGTCAGTGACGCCCCTCGCGATTGGCGACTCTGAGACCACAGAACGGCGAATCGATCTCTGGCCGCAGACCCGCAGTCCGGAAGTAGCGCCCGCGCTGGAGAAACGCGTGGAAGCGCTGCTGAAACAAATGACTCTGGAAGAAAAAGTCGGCCAGATCATGCAGCCGGAAATCCAGTCGATCACCCCGCAAGAGGTGAAGCAATACCATATCGGTTCGGTATTGAACGGCGGTGGCTCGGTGCCGGGGCGCAAGGAGGATGCGGGCCCGGACGATTGGCTGGTACTGGCGGACGCCTTCTGGGAAGCCTCCATGGATACCAGCGATGGCGGTACCGCCATTCCTGTATTCTGGGGGACGGATGCGGTGCACGGCAATGGCAACCTCACCGGTGCCACTCTGTTCCCCCACAATATCGGTCTCGGCGCCACCCACAATCCCGCATTGGTACGCGCGATCGGCGCAGCAACCGCAAAAGAGGTGCGCACCACCGGAGTGGAATGGGTATTCGCACCGACACTGGCGGTGGCCCAGAACGATTTCTGGGGCCGTACCTATGAGAGTTACAGCGAAGACCCGCTGGTAGTGAAGCGGTTTGCCTCCGCCATGGTGGAAGGGTTGCAGGGCAGTGTGGGCAGTGATGATTTCCTGTCGGAAACCCGCGTGCTGGCATCGGCCAAACATTTCCTCGCCGATGGCGGTACTTTCGAAGGCGATGATCAGGGCGATGCCCGCATCAGTGAGCAGGAGCTGGTGCAGATCCACAACGCCGGCTACCCCGCAGCCATCGAAAGTGGGGTACAGACCATCATGGCCAGCTTCTCCGAGTGGAACGGGGTGAAGCACCACGGGAATAAATACATTCTTACCGATGTGCTGAAAGAGCGCATGGGCTTCGATGGTCTGGTGGTTGGCGACTGGAATGGTCACGGTCAGGTGCCAGGCTGCACCAACGATAGTTGTCCACAGGCGATCAACGCCGGCATCGACCTGTTGATGGTCACCTACGACTGGAAAAACATGATCGCCAATACCCTTGAGCAGGTAAAAAATGGCGAGATTTCCATGGCGCGCCTGGACGATGCGGTGCGCCGGATTCTGCGGGTCAAACTGCGCGCGGGCCTGTTTGATAAAAAGCCTTCCGAGCGCGCGTTGGCCGGTGACGAGCGTGTGGTGGGCAACCCCGAACACCGCGCCCTGGCCCGCCGCGCGGTGCGCGAGAGCTTGGTATTGCTGAAAAACCGCGACGGCGTGCTGCCGCTGAATCCGGACCAGAATATTCTGGTGGCGGGCCCCGGCGCCGACAGTATTGCCATGCAGTCCGGCGGTTGGAGCGTGACCTGGCAGGGCGCCGGCATTCCCAACGAGAAGTTCCCCGGTGCCACCTCCATTTTCCGCGGCATCCAGAAAGCGGTGGAAGTCGCCGGTGGCAAGGCAATACTGTCTGAAGACGGCAGCTTCGATCAGAAACCCGATGCCGCCATTGTGGTGTTCGGGGAATCCCCCTACGCCGAAGGGCAGGGGGATCGCAATACCCTGGAATTTGAGCCGGGTAATAAAAAGAGCCTGGCGCTGCTGAAACAACTCCGCGCGCAGGATATTCCCGTGGTTTCCGTTTTCCTGTCCGGCCGTCCGCTGTGGGTGAACCCGGAAATCAATGCTTCCGATGCCTTCGTTGCCGCCTGGTTGCCAGGATCCGAAGGTGATGGTGTGGCGGACATGCTGATAGCGGATAAAGACGGCAAAGCCCGTCACGACTTCACCGGCCGTTTATCCTTTTCCTGGCCCGGCCTGCCGCTGCAGGGCAAGTTGAATACCCATCACGCAGGCTACGATCCGCTGTTCCGGTTTGGCTATGGCCTGAGCCTGTTCTCCGAGCAGCAGGGACCAGAGAAGCTCGCGGAAAATGTGCCCGGCCTGCAACAGGGTGAACCGGAAAGTTATGCGCTGTATCAGGGGCGGCCACTACAGCCCTGGGGGATTCAGATCGACGACTTTGAACAGAACCAGATGCTGAGTGGCGCCTTCGCCAAATTGCCCAGTGGCCGCGTCACCGTGGTCACCACGGATAAAGACGTACAGGAAGATGCCCTGACCCTGAAGTGGCAGGACACCTGGCTTGCCCGTCTCAGCCTGAAACATGGGGAGCCACTGGATCTTGGCAGCTACGTGGAAGAGGGCGTGTTGTCTTTCGACCTGAAAGTGGATGATCTGGCGGAAGCGGACCTCGCGGTGGAAATCCAGTGTGGCGAGGGCTGCGAGCGTCATGTGAATCTCACCCGCCAGGCGCGGAGCAACATCGGCGAAGGTTGGAAAACCGAGAGTTACCGTCTCAGTTGCTTTGTCCGCGAAGGGGATGATCTCTCCAGTGTAACGGTGCCCTTCTCCCTGCGCGCCGGCGGTAAAGGGCAGGTTTCCGTGGCCAATGTGCGCCTGGAGAAAACTGGGGAAGCAAAAGACCACTGCCCCGACTACCGGAAGCTCTCCACTACCCCCGATACCCGCTATGAATACTGGGCCAAGGGATGGTGGGACGAGCGCTTCGAGCGCAACCTGAAACGCCTGGAAAAGGGCAATGTGGACCTGCTGATGATTGGCGATTCCATAACCGAAGGTTGGGAAAAAGCCGGTAAAAAAGTGTGGGATGAGTACTACGCAGATCGCAATGCGGTCAATCTGGGCTACGGTGGCGATCGCACAGAAAATCTGTTGTGGCGGCTGCAGAACGGCGAGCTGGATGGTATCCAACCGAAGGCCGGGGTGGTGATGATCGGTACCAACAACACCGGCCACCGCCGGGAAGATCCCGAACTGGTGGCAGCGGGCGTACGCGCGGTACTGGACGAACTGCGCGATCGTCAACCACAGATGAAAATCCTGCTACTGAGTATATTCCCGCGGGATCCAGAACCCGGTACGCAGATGCGCAAAATCAACCTGGCGGTCAACGATATTATCGAGGGCTATGCCGATGGTGAACACATCTTCTATCAGGAAATTTACAGTGAGTTTCTGGAGAAAGATGGCACCCTGAGCGAAAGCATCATGCCCGACTACCTCCACCCCAATGAAGCGGGGTATGAAATATGGGCTGAGGCCATGGAGCCAAACCTGAAAAAAATACTGAACTGA
- a CDS encoding type II toxin-antitoxin system HipA family toxin produces the protein MEVIEVDYKGEVAGAVSFDTDTGLGAFEYDPGFIDSGIELSPLKMPLAQRIYSFPELRFETFRGLPGLIADSLPDDFGNAVLNAWMASQGKHPEEITPLQRLQFTGKRGMGALEYAPATRIKKLNASQDIAIDELVSIAQEVLDSRAGFRIELDKDGEGRLKESREAMIALLSVGMSAGGARPKAVLAFNKDFTHVRSGQADVPEGFTHYLMKFDGVSEHNKNRETFGDPMGFGAMEYVYHEMATHCGIDMMPCHLLDEGNRRHFVTERFDRRGNDKIHIQTLNGIAHVDYKAPGSFSYAELFGIARQLKLTAKEAEQLLLRMVFNIVARNHDDHAKNFAFQLKEKTWQLAPAYDLAYSYKPGSKWVNNHWMSLNGKREDFTREDIYSLEKISPLFSKRKIDSIVDNVVEQVSKWRNLATEYEVPESLITEIEGNLRLQL, from the coding sequence ATGGAAGTCATCGAAGTGGATTACAAAGGTGAGGTCGCCGGCGCAGTCAGCTTTGACACCGATACCGGCCTCGGCGCGTTCGAGTACGATCCCGGTTTTATCGACAGCGGCATTGAACTCTCCCCTCTCAAAATGCCCCTGGCACAACGTATCTACAGCTTCCCGGAACTGCGCTTTGAAACCTTCCGCGGCCTGCCCGGCCTGATCGCCGACTCCCTCCCCGACGACTTCGGCAATGCGGTCTTGAACGCGTGGATGGCCTCCCAGGGCAAACATCCGGAAGAGATCACGCCGCTACAGCGACTGCAGTTCACCGGCAAGCGCGGCATGGGCGCACTGGAATACGCCCCCGCCACCCGCATCAAGAAGCTCAACGCCTCCCAGGACATCGCCATCGACGAACTCGTCAGCATCGCCCAGGAAGTCCTCGACAGCCGCGCCGGCTTCCGCATAGAACTGGACAAGGATGGCGAAGGCCGCTTAAAAGAGAGCCGCGAAGCCATGATCGCCCTGCTCTCCGTCGGCATGAGCGCCGGTGGCGCCCGCCCCAAGGCAGTACTCGCCTTCAATAAAGACTTCACCCACGTACGCTCCGGACAGGCCGACGTCCCGGAAGGCTTCACCCACTACCTGATGAAGTTCGACGGCGTCAGCGAGCACAACAAAAACCGGGAAACCTTCGGAGACCCCATGGGCTTCGGCGCCATGGAATACGTCTACCATGAAATGGCCACCCACTGCGGCATCGATATGATGCCCTGCCACCTGCTCGATGAAGGCAACCGCCGGCACTTTGTCACCGAACGCTTCGACCGCCGCGGCAACGACAAAATCCATATTCAGACTCTAAATGGCATCGCCCATGTAGACTACAAAGCCCCCGGCTCCTTCTCCTACGCAGAACTCTTCGGCATCGCCCGACAGCTGAAACTCACCGCCAAAGAAGCCGAACAACTGCTGCTGCGCATGGTGTTCAACATCGTCGCCCGCAACCACGACGACCACGCAAAAAACTTCGCCTTCCAGCTCAAAGAAAAAACCTGGCAACTGGCCCCCGCCTACGACCTCGCCTACAGCTACAAACCGGGTAGCAAATGGGTGAACAACCACTGGATGAGCCTGAACGGCAAGCGGGAGGACTTTACCCGCGAGGATATCTACAGCCTGGAAAAGATCAGCCCGCTGTTTAGCAAGCGAAAGATCGATAGCATTGTGGATAATGTCGTGGAACAGGTTTCAAAATGGCGAAACCTGGCGACAGAGTACGAGGTACCCGAGTCTCTGATTACGGAGATAGAAGGCAACCTGCGATTACAACTATAA
- a CDS encoding NADP-dependent oxidoreductase, whose amino-acid sequence MSLNQSNDHNRRLVLASRPKGAPGADNFRLEQTDIPEPAEGQVLLRTVFLSLDPYMRGRMSDAPSYAEPVAIDDVMVGGTINRVVESRLDGFAEGDWVLSYACGWQDYALSDGTMLINLGKNPEHPSLALGVLGMPGFTAYMGLLDIGAPKEGETVAVAAATGPVGATVGQIGKLKGCRAVGVAGGAEKCRFAVEELGFDACIDHHASDFDQQLAAACPDGIDVYYENVGGKVLDGVLPLLNTNARVPVCGLVSQYNATNLPEGPDRLGLLMGTILTKRLKVQGFIIFDDYGHRYDEFYQQMSKWYGEGKIKYREQIVDGLEQAPEAFAGMLEGKNFGKLVVRVGEDE is encoded by the coding sequence ATGAGCCTGAATCAGTCCAATGACCACAACCGCCGCCTTGTTCTGGCCTCCCGCCCCAAGGGCGCGCCGGGCGCGGACAACTTTCGCCTGGAACAGACCGACATCCCCGAGCCCGCCGAGGGCCAGGTGCTGCTGCGCACGGTGTTCCTGTCCCTGGACCCATATATGCGCGGCCGCATGAGTGATGCGCCCTCGTACGCGGAGCCGGTGGCGATCGACGATGTGATGGTGGGCGGCACCATCAATCGCGTGGTGGAATCCCGTCTCGACGGCTTTGCCGAGGGCGACTGGGTGCTCTCCTACGCCTGTGGCTGGCAGGATTACGCCCTGTCTGATGGCACTATGCTGATCAACCTGGGCAAAAACCCGGAACACCCCTCCCTGGCACTGGGCGTGCTCGGTATGCCGGGGTTCACCGCCTATATGGGCCTGCTGGATATCGGCGCCCCTAAAGAAGGTGAAACCGTGGCGGTTGCCGCGGCCACCGGCCCGGTGGGCGCGACTGTAGGGCAGATCGGCAAACTGAAAGGCTGCCGTGCGGTCGGTGTGGCCGGCGGCGCGGAGAAATGTCGTTTTGCAGTGGAAGAGCTGGGGTTTGATGCGTGTATTGATCACCATGCGTCCGATTTCGACCAGCAACTGGCCGCGGCCTGCCCGGACGGGATCGACGTTTACTATGAAAATGTCGGCGGCAAGGTGTTGGACGGCGTCCTACCGCTGCTGAACACCAACGCGCGCGTGCCAGTGTGCGGCCTGGTGTCCCAATACAACGCCACCAACCTGCCCGAAGGGCCCGACCGCCTCGGCCTGCTGATGGGAACCATTCTGACCAAGCGCCTGAAAGTGCAGGGCTTCATCATTTTTGATGACTACGGCCACCGCTACGACGAGTTTTACCAGCAGATGTCCAAGTGGTACGGGGAAGGTAAAATCAAATACCGCGAACAGATTGTCGACGGTCTGGAACAGGCCCCGGAAGCCTTCGCCGGGATGCTGGAAGGTAAGAACTTCGGCAAGCTGGTGGTGCGGGTCGGCGAAGACGAATGA
- a CDS encoding IS110 family RNA-guided transposase — translation MTINNENTGVNVGIDVGKFQLDIHIWERDRHFTVENDEAGIREALKILKRYRIERITMEATGRYEMAFASLAFEMGMPVAIVRPILVRQFAKAADQLAKTDKIDAKIIARFSAVMQPRLTAQRSKNLQLIKDSVTRRRQLINMRTQESNREKVSGEEVARSCNRLIKAINKDIEWTENKLAKAVNDEPAWSERKQLLDSVPGVGNALVWTLLSEMPELGTLNNKEIAALAGLAPINRDSGKTKGKRRILGGRHSVRTTLYMATLSATQCNPVIGGFYKHLVGQGKHKKVALTAAMRKLLTILNAMVREGQAWAH, via the coding sequence ATGACAATCAATAATGAGAACACGGGTGTTAACGTCGGTATAGATGTAGGTAAGTTTCAGCTAGATATCCACATCTGGGAAAGAGATAGACACTTTACAGTTGAGAATGATGAGGCTGGTATCCGTGAGGCGCTGAAGATCCTTAAGCGTTATCGTATCGAGCGTATTACCATGGAGGCGACAGGCCGCTATGAAATGGCGTTCGCATCTCTGGCATTTGAAATGGGCATGCCTGTCGCAATCGTCAGGCCAATCCTTGTCCGCCAGTTTGCCAAAGCTGCCGATCAGCTGGCTAAAACAGACAAGATTGATGCAAAAATAATTGCTCGCTTCTCCGCGGTAATGCAACCGCGGTTGACTGCACAAAGAAGCAAAAATCTTCAGTTAATCAAGGACTCAGTGACACGCAGAAGACAGTTAATTAATATGAGAACGCAGGAAAGTAATCGAGAAAAAGTCTCCGGCGAAGAGGTCGCTCGATCCTGTAACCGCCTGATAAAGGCAATCAACAAAGACATTGAATGGACAGAGAACAAACTGGCCAAAGCAGTAAATGATGAACCGGCATGGAGCGAGCGAAAGCAACTTCTAGACAGCGTACCAGGTGTTGGTAATGCACTCGTGTGGACGCTACTAAGCGAGATGCCGGAGCTCGGAACGCTCAACAACAAAGAGATAGCAGCGTTAGCCGGCCTAGCTCCCATTAACCGCGATAGCGGTAAAACCAAAGGTAAGCGGCGGATACTGGGAGGGCGCCACAGTGTCCGCACAACTCTGTATATGGCCACATTGAGCGCAACCCAGTGCAATCCTGTCATTGGCGGGTTCTATAAACACCTAGTAGGTCAGGGAAAGCACAAGAAAGTGGCGCTGACAGCCGCAATGAGGAAGCTCCTCACCATCCTGAATGCAATGGTTCGAGAAGGGCAAGCCTGGGCGCACTAG
- a CDS encoding MFS transporter, whose protein sequence is MKQQPKLPFWQVWNVSLGFLGVQFGFALQNANASRILSDLGADLHSLSLFWIVAPLMGLLVQPIVGSASDRTWSRFGRRNPYILFGAIAAAVGMAFMPNAGIAVAFIAPILFGGVMLALMDAAFNVTMQPFRALVSDMVPSEQRTVGYAVQSLLINLGAVMGSMLPFILTNVIGLENTSKAGEVAPSVIWAFYIGASVLLGSVLWTVFRTREYPPEEYNAYKGIDEAALAQELAERKSLPQRLGGFFKLMVTMPKTMRQLAVVQFFSWFSLFIMWVYTTPAITQHVWGVEAKWFDSHYLESVGEIPAHIAAAKGAAGDWVGIIFAAYSLFAALFSLVLARVASKLGRKPTYALSLLLGGLGYMSFSLFQGGEATQVNLLITEVTVPSGAIGLLLPMIGVGIAWAAILAMPYSILSDALPASKTGVYMGIFNFTIAAPQILSALVAGPILAGVFDNQAIYILMLAGVFMVCGAVSVFFVREEDAQPVTSEPVAA, encoded by the coding sequence ATGAAACAACAGCCCAAGCTTCCCTTCTGGCAGGTGTGGAATGTGAGCCTCGGTTTTCTCGGGGTGCAGTTCGGTTTTGCCCTGCAGAATGCCAATGCAAGCCGGATCCTCTCGGACCTGGGGGCAGATCTGCACTCCCTGTCCCTGTTCTGGATCGTGGCACCGTTGATGGGGCTGTTGGTGCAGCCGATCGTGGGGTCCGCTTCCGACCGCACCTGGAGCCGCTTCGGCCGTCGCAACCCCTATATCCTGTTTGGTGCTATTGCGGCGGCGGTGGGTATGGCATTTATGCCCAACGCGGGTATTGCGGTGGCGTTTATTGCGCCGATTCTGTTTGGTGGGGTGATGCTGGCACTGATGGATGCGGCGTTCAACGTCACCATGCAGCCATTCCGCGCACTGGTCTCGGATATGGTGCCGTCAGAGCAGCGCACGGTGGGTTACGCGGTACAGTCCCTGCTGATCAATCTCGGCGCGGTAATGGGCTCCATGCTGCCGTTTATCCTCACCAATGTGATTGGGCTGGAGAACACCTCAAAAGCGGGGGAAGTGGCGCCGTCTGTGATCTGGGCCTTTTATATCGGCGCGTCTGTGCTGCTGGGCTCGGTGCTGTGGACCGTATTCCGTACCAGGGAATATCCGCCGGAAGAGTACAACGCGTACAAGGGCATCGATGAAGCAGCTCTGGCGCAGGAGCTGGCGGAGCGTAAATCCCTGCCACAGCGCCTGGGCGGCTTTTTCAAGTTGATGGTGACCATGCCGAAAACCATGCGCCAGTTGGCTGTGGTGCAGTTCTTCTCCTGGTTCTCCCTGTTCATCATGTGGGTGTACACCACGCCGGCGATTACCCAGCATGTGTGGGGGGTAGAGGCGAAGTGGTTCGATTCCCATTATCTGGAGAGTGTGGGTGAGATTCCGGCGCATATCGCGGCGGCCAAGGGGGCTGCCGGTGACTGGGTGGGGATTATCTTCGCCGCTTATTCCCTGTTCGCAGCGCTCTTCTCGCTGGTGCTGGCGCGGGTTGCCAGCAAGCTGGGGCGCAAGCCTACCTACGCGCTGTCGCTGTTGTTGGGAGGGCTCGGTTATATGAGCTTCTCCCTGTTCCAGGGCGGTGAGGCCACCCAGGTGAATCTGTTAATTACCGAGGTGACCGTACCCAGTGGCGCCATCGGCCTGTTGCTGCCGATGATCGGTGTGGGTATTGCCTGGGCGGCGATTCTGGCGATGCCGTACTCGATCCTTTCCGATGCGCTGCCGGCGAGCAAGACCGGTGTGTACATGGGTATCTTCAACTTCACCATCGCCGCACCGCAGATTCTCTCGGCGCTGGTGGCGGGGCCGATTCTGGCGGGCGTGTTCGACAACCAGGCGATCTACATCCTGATGCTGGCGGGTGTGTTTATGGTGTGCGGCGCCGTTTCGGTGTTCTTTGTTCGGGAGGAAGATGCACAACCGGTGACTTCGGAGCCGGTGGCTGCCTGA